Proteins encoded by one window of Salvia splendens isolate huo1 chromosome 5, SspV2, whole genome shotgun sequence:
- the LOC121803097 gene encoding LOB domain-containing protein 39-like, producing MSCNGCRVLRRGCSDECILRPCLEWIESPQAQAQATLFVSKFFGRSDLMSLVAAVPHSQRSVLFQSLLFEACGRKVNPVNGAVGLLITGNWHICRAAVETVLAGGVITPISPPDGVVKCMETEASEISEESPESGESDKEPKLLNLFS from the exons ATGAGCTGCAATGGGTGCCGAGTCCTTCGCAGAGGCTGCAGCGATGAATGCATCCTAAGACCTTGTTTGGAGTGGATCGAATCCCCtcaagcccaagcccaagccaCCCTCTTCGTCTCCAAATTCTTCGGCCGCTCCGACCTCATGTCCCTCGTCGCCGCCGTCCCCCACTCCCAACGCTCCG TGCTCTTTCAATCGCTTCTCTTCGAGGCCTGCGGCCGCAAGGTCAATCCGGTCAACGGCGCCGTGGGGCTGCTCATCACCGGCAACTGGCACATTTGCCGGGCGGCGGTCGAGACCGTGCTCGCCGGCGGCGTCATCACCCCCATTTCCCCGCCGGATGGGGTCGTGAAGTGCATGGAGACGGAGGCGTCGGAGATATCGGAGGAGTCGCCGGAATCCGGTGAGAGTGACAAGGAGCCAAAGCTGCTCAACCTTTTTTCTTAA
- the LOC121802331 gene encoding uncharacterized protein LOC121802331 isoform X1, with protein MRNLGFLFMLLLNGAAASLYLSFPSKGKTIVNPGIVSIGSMNVMALTTKRRKVEQQGIDHPSKVADVEGSSHLEDYCPIDPIPSSTTSIRHGPIQHGTPLMPYIPEPSPPPSETKHENHKSHLYAACRGGRKNQIL; from the exons ATGAGGAATTTGGGCTTCTTGTTCATGCTGTTGTTGAATGGAGCAGCTGCTTCTTTGTACCTTAGTTTTCCCAGTAAAGGAAAAACTATCGTTAATCCAG GTATTGTTTCAATAGGCAGCATGAATGTCATGGCTTTGACGACGAAAAGAAGGAAGGTCGAG CAGCAAGGCATAGATCATCCTAGCAAAGTGGCAGACGTTGAGGGCAGTTCTCATTTGGAAGACTACTGCCCTATCGATCCAATTCCAAGCTCAACAACTTCCATAAGGCATGGTCCCATCCAGCACGGCACTCCTCTGATGCCTTACATTCCCGAGCCTTCCCCTCCTCCCAGTGAAACGAAGCATG AAAATCATAAGTCACACCTATATGCAGCCTGCAGGGGTGGGCGAAAAAACCAAATTTTATGA
- the LOC121802331 gene encoding uncharacterized protein LOC121802331 isoform X3 has protein sequence MRNLGFLFMLLLNGAAASLYLSFPSKGKTIVNPGIVSIGSMNVMALTTKRRKVEQQGIDHPSKVADVEGSSHLEDYCPIDPIPSSTTSIRHGPIQHGTPLMPYIPEPSPPPSETKHACRGGRKNQIL, from the exons ATGAGGAATTTGGGCTTCTTGTTCATGCTGTTGTTGAATGGAGCAGCTGCTTCTTTGTACCTTAGTTTTCCCAGTAAAGGAAAAACTATCGTTAATCCAG GTATTGTTTCAATAGGCAGCATGAATGTCATGGCTTTGACGACGAAAAGAAGGAAGGTCGAG CAGCAAGGCATAGATCATCCTAGCAAAGTGGCAGACGTTGAGGGCAGTTCTCATTTGGAAGACTACTGCCCTATCGATCCAATTCCAAGCTCAACAACTTCCATAAGGCATGGTCCCATCCAGCACGGCACTCCTCTGATGCCTTACATTCCCGAGCCTTCCCCTCCTCCCAGTGAAACGAAGCATG CCTGCAGGGGTGGGCGAAAAAACCAAATTTTATGA
- the LOC121802331 gene encoding uncharacterized protein LOC121802331 isoform X2 translates to MRNLGFLFMLLLNGAAASLYLSFPSKGKTIVNPGIVSIGSMNVMALTTKRRKVEQGIDHPSKVADVEGSSHLEDYCPIDPIPSSTTSIRHGPIQHGTPLMPYIPEPSPPPSETKHENHKSHLYAACRGGRKNQIL, encoded by the exons ATGAGGAATTTGGGCTTCTTGTTCATGCTGTTGTTGAATGGAGCAGCTGCTTCTTTGTACCTTAGTTTTCCCAGTAAAGGAAAAACTATCGTTAATCCAG GTATTGTTTCAATAGGCAGCATGAATGTCATGGCTTTGACGACGAAAAGAAGGAAGGTCGAG CAAGGCATAGATCATCCTAGCAAAGTGGCAGACGTTGAGGGCAGTTCTCATTTGGAAGACTACTGCCCTATCGATCCAATTCCAAGCTCAACAACTTCCATAAGGCATGGTCCCATCCAGCACGGCACTCCTCTGATGCCTTACATTCCCGAGCCTTCCCCTCCTCCCAGTGAAACGAAGCATG AAAATCATAAGTCACACCTATATGCAGCCTGCAGGGGTGGGCGAAAAAACCAAATTTTATGA
- the LOC121804240 gene encoding serine/threonine-protein phosphatase 7 long form homolog: protein MASSSSARRRLLCGPEDPSVLYFQRQHVSNNIWAGEPSQDLRCRRYEGIIWDVPIHPRVLAIVDRMGFGGMLRCEDVEVLWGLNTDGEALTGYIPTKDVNHWKEVCLDFLGFIPDQVDLKEMNWKQTALSAQLRIELSDDHEEYMYAQRARVYCLLLLGGLLIPNASGNKIPFFYIQFFMDIERYSTYSWGGATLACLYHNLCEAALGKRTDVGGALTLLQLWAWERIPIIRPTMLNPVPIDYLPCAIAWTGPTSYVKAPGHCIETFREQFSRMHADQFIWWPYVHRNLPDVCVAGRPIWTSSTTIICWNLAEPYVPERVLRQFGIVQPYIPLVNRFHGADFLKQDRRGKAGRNWVDWHANHLQAWDNRHDTVYVDLEYSMEPIALDEYMDWFRRITVVYITKPDVHAQEGFQQTAASHNYAVETLHRIRHYLSEQDMLRHPALYTISRMVEDGLHIFGEPEMMDCRPSQRSELDIDMPVRQKGKRRGKKKAGEESSSARMVADSEDDFMPPPPPSSVVRGRHSVSDTGGTGEDIGLSDVPQSPPRSSVRDDFFGADLQNMVVQDTPPSRLHTSRIGKGICGLFMRKRRDD, encoded by the exons atggcatcatcttctaGTGCTCGCAGAAGACTATTATGTGGTCCTGAGGACCCATCTGTactatattttcagagacaacacgtctctaacaatATATGGGCTGGAGAACCCTCACAAGACCTACGCTGCAGAAGGTACGAAGGTatcatttgggatgttcccatacatCCTCGTGTCTTGGCGATTGTAGACAGGATGGGGTTTGGCGGGATGTTGAGGTGTG aagacgtggaggtcttgtGGGGCCTTAACACTGACGGTGAAGCTCtgacgggttacatccccaCTAAGGATGTAAACCATTGGAAGGAGGTTTGTCTGGATTTTCTTGGCTTTATTCCAGATCAAGTTGATTTGAAAGAAATGAACTGGAAGCAGACAGCCTTATCAGCTCAATTGAGGATTGAGTTGAGTGATGATCACGAAGAGTACATGTACGCGCAACGTGCTCGTGTGTATTGTCTGTTGTTACTTGGTGGTCTGTTGATCCCTAACGCATCTGGTAAtaaaattccatttttctacattcaatttttcatggatatagaacgaTATAGTAcctatagctggggtggtgcgacTCTTGcatgcttgtaccacaatttatGTGAAGCTGCACTTGGTAAGAGGACCGATGTTGGGGGTGCTCTTACATTGTTACAAttgtgggcttgggagagaatcccaattATTAGGCCGACAATGCTAAATCCCGTGCCTATAGACTACCTACCATGTGCAATCGC atGGACTGGTCCGACCtcttatgtaaaagcacccgggcATTGCATTGAAACTTTCAGAGAGCAGTTCTCTAGAATGCATGCCGACCAA TTTATTTGGTGGCCGTATGTCCACCGAAACCTGCCGGATGTTTGTGttgccggtcgtcctatatggacgtcGAGCACAACCATTATTTGCTGGAATCTGGCCGAGCCATACGTGCCAGAGCGAGTGTTGCgacaatttgggattgtccaacccTATATCCCGCTTGTCAACAGGTTCCACGGTGCTGATTTTTTGAAACAGGATCGACGTGGCAAAGCTGGACGGAATTGGGTTGACTGGCACGCCAATCATTTACAGGCTTGGGATAATAGGCACGACACGGTGTACGTGGATTTGGAGTACTCAATGGAGCCTATTGCACTTGATGAGTACATGGATTGGTTTCGCCGGATAACCGTGGTGTACATAACAAAACCTGACGTGCATGCTCAGGAGGGCTTCCAGCAAACGGCAGCCTCTCATAACTACGCA gtggagacgctgCACAGAATACGCCACTATCTTAGTGAGCAAGACATGTTAAGACATCCGGCTTTGTACACtatttcgaggatggttgaagacGGCCTGCACATATTTGGGGAACCTGAGATGATGGACTGCCGTCCTTCCCAGCGGTCTGAGCTGGACATTGACATGCCCGTGAGGCAAAAAGGGAAGCGGCGTGGTAAGAAGAAAGCGGGTGAAGAGTCGTCATCCGCAAGGATGGTAGCAGATTCCGAGGACGactttatgcctccacctccaccaagctCCGTCGTTCGAGGACGGCATTCAGTTAGCGACACTGGTGGAACCGGTGAAGATATCGGTCTAAGTGATGTCCCTCAATCTCCACCTCGTTCTTCTGTGCGAGACGACTTCTTTGGCGCTGATTTACAGAACATGGTTgtgcaagatactcctccgtctcGTCTCCATACctccagaatcgggaagggaaTCTGTGGTTTGTTTATGCGGAAAAGGCGAGACGATTGA